A region of the Lytechinus pictus isolate F3 Inbred unplaced genomic scaffold, Lp3.0 scaffold_20, whole genome shotgun sequence genome:
TAATGGAAATAATGTTAATGAGTTGGTGGTGGTAAGGTGACCAGTGATGATGATTGGGATggagatgataataatgatggaagtgatgatgatggtggtagtggtggtgacgatggtggtgataataacAAATTGACGATGGtaaagattatgatgatgatggtggcgatgatgatattgatgatggtgatgattatggtgataacaatgatgatgatggtggtgatgataatgattatgataaaaaatatgatgatgatggtgatgatcatgataacgataatgatggcgatgatgatgatggtgatgatgctgatgatagtagtaatgatcatgatgaaaataatgtcaGGGGTGGTGATGATACCAGTGACGATTAATATAACAAGACCAGTTCAGTTCGTAGTAAAATTAATGTCTCGATgcgaaaggaaaagaaaaaaatatgggaaAATTGTTGATGGGAGTATTGAATGTAGATTGGACTTAATTAAGCATtcagaaagattttttttgtcatcctAAATCTAATTAGCTCAAAGACGATGGTGAAATTATAACGGACAGACGGACAAGCGCAATGCTTAATGCCACTTCtggacttcgtctgcggggcATAAAACAAATCacttaataaaaatatttttcatattaagaTCTATTATAATTTATCATCATTAGATCtagactctctctctctctctctctctatatatatatatgtgtgcataatttatatattatttatttaggccaatttattttgtaactcatttatttatttatttttattatatcattatctttagatctattttcattaataaattaatctttttaattctaatattttgttattcattgatttattcattttatcatatgttttttttttttttttggggggggggtgggggagttATAGACCCTCAAATGGCAAATTAAATTTGACAggtggagaaaaaaaacatgcacaaaTATATGTATGTTTTCATGGGCACTGGCCTCAGTCTTAGATGACCATATGTCTCTGAATGCccatatctctctctctcggtCTCGTAAAGGCATGTGTCAGTCTTTGCTGAACTGGCCTTGGATAAAATACTGACATTTACCTTCTAGTCGAAGAGAACCATCTGCTGTAATGGTAGTAAAACTTTCagcctaaaaaaaaaagagagaaatcatCAAGAGATCAACTTCTGTTGTTCATATCCCACTTTGAATGTAAGATTTTTATTTCTATCTGATTTGATTTACTCATATCTACATTTAAAAAGACATTATAacagggggctgtttcataaagctgttcgtaagttaagagtgacttgaagaacgactggtgatcctttcttgtggtaaatgatattcaccattaaatgttcattggttaTTATTTAgcatgtaagaaaggttcaccagtcgttcttaaagtcactcataacttatgaacagctttatgaaaacaCCCATCCAGAATCATAAGAATATAAATCCACTGCATCATAGAAATACATGAATATCCATGaccaatttttgaaatatataggcctacatataaaaGGGCTACAGACTTAAGTCAAATTCTGGGGAAGGGCGGTCACTACCATACCAAAGTTATAACAATACAAGCTATTAATAATACTGGTAATATTGGTAATAGATGTCTATTTTACCATGCATAATCAACAACAAATGTACCATTAAAACCATCAATTTCTCCACTCTATAGTTTGAATGTTGTGCATCTGTCACATTTGTATGGAAACATATAAATGAAAAGTGACAAAAGTTGACAACCAAATTATTGGTACTTAGGAAAATAACAACTTAATACAATTATTTTGAGCAGTGTGCACACACACTTATGTATATTTTGTGCAGCTTATTAGTAGTGAGGCTACAATATGTAATAGACAGTGCGAACACTTTGCAatgaattaaagataaattccagtagttgcagtaaacactgatttcatgagaaagtctgtaaaaccaggcttaattgtcagaatatcatcgaggatctagatctggtacagttacataaactgaactttgtgaaatctagaaatctacgctgaataatgttcagactgaacttccccaacacagataagcgcacgtgggacaatgtataattattgctttgagcgtcgggcccgacgctctacccgaatcctgtgcttatttgctgatttctaagcaattacacaattttttccagaatcctttggcacatgcgttttatttatacaaacagacactttggtggtcatttcattggattctgtacgaactcattctgatatcgttaccaaaactagcatttacctttaaaggaACTCACCGATACCTCATTTGATTGTTGCCCACAACACGAGCAACACTGGCAGCACTGTGGGGCGTCGCTGTAACACTCCTTGACACAGGTGGCGCAACATGTGCAGTTGAAGCAACTTCCAAACAACATTCCAAAAATGGACGCGAAGAACGTCATCAAAGAAATGAGTGCTATCAGAACCTCGATCACCATTCTACCAGCctgcaataaaaaatataataattataataccgATGatgggtggtggtggtggtggtgatgattatggtgatgatgatgatggtgataatgatgatagtggtgattatgatggtgatgatagtgatgatggtgatgatgatgatgatgatggtgatgttaataatgatggtgatgatgataatagtggtgatgatgatagtggtgatgatgatgatagcggtgatgatgatgatgatggtgataatgatgatagttgtgatgatgataatggtgatgatgatgatggtgataatgatggtgctgattatggtgatgatgatgatgatgatggtgatgatgacagtggtgatgatgatggtgatgatggtgataatgataatgatagtggtgatgatgatagtgtagatgatgataatggtgatgatgatgatagtggtgatgatgatgataatggtgataatgatggcgatgattatggtgatgatgatgatgatggtggtgatgatgatgatagcaatgacggtgatgatgataatggtgatgatgatgattgagttagttgtggtggtgatgatgatgatgatggtggtggtgatgatgatggtggtgatgaggagcatgatgatggtcatgaaaGGTTCGACTGAAACTATACAGTATCAGCGCAAGTGTACCGGTAAAGAACTTTACAACTTTTCGAAATCTATgtaaaatcatttgaataagATGCTGTACTTCTATTATTGTAAGAAAGGTGAAAATAAACTTTATGAATTCACACATCCTACTCAGGTTATTTTAGCCTAAAGCAGATACAATGTTCATGTCAAATATTGGGTTTAGTCCACAGCATATTCTGAGtgtatgaataaatatgaatcaCAGCAAGATAGAAGACTTTTCACTCCATTTGGTAATTCCAAGATCTTAACAGCATACAATACCTTTTGAATGCATTACGACCAAcatttttcaatctttctgaGACAGTTTTGTCCATAATCAAACCTCATAAACAGAGACCCTCTACAAGATTCCGCTattcaaaatgcatgtttgaaagTTGACAAAATTACTCTCTACTTACTACAGATGAGGGGCAGTCAAACTCCAGGAAATAAAGGGGATTGCAGTACGTGTAAAAGCTGTGTCCGAGTGTTCTCTCAATCGAAATGATAAAGCAGTACAAGAAAAAGAGACCAAATGAGATCAGGCTACACGTCGCCGACAGTCCTATGTAAGCAGCCGTCTGATTGGACGAAATGAAGTGATTAATTTAATATTTCTAAACCGTtcattgtcttcttttttttttacctttaatcATCCCAGGTAATAACAGCATAATAAAGTATATTTGACATAACAgagaatgattttcaaaataattccaATAAAGAGCTGTAAGTAATGCTGCTACTACTTTCACCATTAACTGCTACATTGTGTTTTAATCGGAATACATTTTGAACTCCTTTATCCTTCTCTTGCGACTTTAACCTATTTTCTGATTGCTTCAGTCAGAGGCGGATTcaagattttccaaaaggggggtggcacattttcccccaagaaaaaatttggttttcaaccaaaaataaggacattttgtccactaaaaaaaaaaaaggtctacactttcaagggggggggggacacttctgttttaacagcactttaacattacaaatttcaattgtgcctctcaaaggggggggggggcggctttgccccccctggatccgccagtggctTCAGTCCTGAATTTCATGTCATACTTTATACTTGTATGTGTACTTTCTGTATTTGATCACAAGTAGTAAATTGGTTTTTTAAACTGCATTTGATATGAATCATGGTCTATGTAAATGAGACATGATTAGGTCGATTGTGAGTGCCTTTAGTCACAtcaatgaaaccgactccaaaccaaactacagtgcgtcccaaaaaaaactatacacttttgaaatggctgccaaataaaaaaatgtagcactttggggaaaaagacttacatatatggaaagccattaaagtcaactttcaaatgacaccaaaaagttggaaaactattcatgcttgagcgagcactgcccactgaaacaaagggtatgaaaattagggtgggctggaattagccttccaatttatgtcagtttttgagaggcaaatcctttcgaacttgcaaagttaagggcgttgtgataaatgaATGATCTAccatgaccagttttggttgcttaagcattttttttttattattaaatttaactttaatgcatgagtgaacataaattacactttttgggcagcatttcaactttatcatttggatctctttttgggcagcatttcaactttatcatgtggatctcagcaatgtgtttatgggagtcgggagaataggggatgagataggacttaagtgggagaagtaggttaatggaataagggtcaacagaacattcagctcccaccccctccctctttcccgccaTCCCCttctgttgagagactgatggctattgtcatgtacgcgtgaagtccagagcagaatgatgatttgattattaattctgaattggggcatcaactttttcctatcgatcatttaatcaacaatttatcagtaaatcaactcattcaatgtgcaatgtgatcaatcaaacattcagtttttttcaataaattacttcattaatcatcataatcattaaatttcttggtaatcattcaataaaaaaaactcagccaccggtcacttggcggcagttaagttttgaataggctacaatccaggaagtgagacagagagagagagaggggggggggtgggaggtggagaggggagggtacatatgatttttttaatttgtaaaaggacaaacaaaagaggaatgcccttttaaccaagtcttagcatatcccGCCCtgttgcttgtaacaggtaccatcacattagtgactctcacgaacacacttctgaggtccacgagatgaatatgct
Encoded here:
- the LOC135157895 gene encoding uncharacterized protein LOC135157895 isoform X1 codes for the protein MTSSPQYVRVSLIGQAKYLRQFKITSIIHLTSGIALVILGIAAAATRAMWSFYAAPIWCGILFFIVPGIVGLCAAQQRKHHLTAAYIGLSATCSLISFGLFFLYCFIISIERTLGHSFYTYCNPLYFLEFDCPSSVAGRMVIEVLIALISLMTFFASIFGMLFGSCFNCTCCATCVKECYSDAPQCCQCCSCCGQQSNEVSAESFTTITADGSLRLEGKCQYFIQGQFSKD
- the LOC135157895 gene encoding uncharacterized protein LOC135157895 isoform X3, whose translation is MTSSPQYVRVSLIGQAKYLRQFKITSIIHLTSGIALVILGIAAAATRAMWSFYAAPIWCGILFFIVPGIVGLCAAQQRKHHLTAAYIGLSATCSLISFGLFFLYCFIISIERTLGHSFYTYCNPLYFLEFDCPSSVAGRMVIEVLIALISLMTFFASIFGMLFGSCFNCTCCATCVKECYSDAPQCCQCCSCCGQQSNEVSVSSFKG
- the LOC135157895 gene encoding uncharacterized protein LOC135157895 isoform X2, which translates into the protein MTSSPQYVRVSLIGQAKYLRQFKITSIIHLTSGIALVILGIAAAATRAMWSFYAAPIWCGILFFIVPGIVGLCAAQQRKHHLTAAYIGLSATCSLISFGLFFLYCFIISIERTLGHSFYTYCNPLYFLEFDCPSSVAGRMVIEVLIALISLMTFFASIFGMLFGSCFNCTCCATCVKECYSDAPQCCQCCSCCGQQSNEAESFTTITADGSLRLEGKCQYFIQGQFSKD